One part of the Lentimicrobium sp. L6 genome encodes these proteins:
- a CDS encoding DUF4956 domain-containing protein, whose translation MENKWNLFEKFLITENVNLSVNDFLVSSVLIIIMSWLLSLTYQKVAKTLSNRKDFGANFMLLAFTTMLIITIVKSSLALSLGLVGALSIVRFRAAIKEPEELAYLFFAIAMGLGLGANQVYIVATAFGVLMVILWSRFFLNGRDESQNLFVTLNTEGNSDVKLKEVQSIMKSHFNKFQLKRYDENQDTLEISFVADIKKSEKLEAFRTEVRTKYPELNISFLDSKAY comes from the coding sequence ATGGAAAATAAGTGGAATCTCTTTGAGAAGTTTTTGATCACAGAAAATGTGAACTTATCAGTCAATGATTTTTTAGTGAGCTCAGTTCTTATCATCATTATGAGTTGGTTATTGTCTTTAACCTACCAAAAGGTAGCTAAGACTCTGTCAAATAGAAAAGACTTTGGCGCGAATTTTATGCTTTTGGCTTTTACAACCATGTTGATTATTACTATCGTAAAATCTTCACTAGCCTTATCATTAGGTTTGGTAGGTGCGCTTTCTATTGTTCGATTTAGAGCTGCTATTAAGGAACCAGAAGAATTAGCTTATCTATTCTTTGCCATTGCCATGGGATTAGGACTTGGTGCCAATCAAGTATATATTGTAGCTACAGCTTTTGGTGTTTTAATGGTGATCTTATGGTCTCGTTTCTTCTTAAATGGACGCGATGAGTCACAAAATCTTTTCGTTACCTTAAATACTGAAGGTAATTCAGATGTGAAACTTAAAGAAGTTCAGTCCATTATGAAAAGCCATTTTAATAAGTTTCAGCTCAAGCGCTACGATGAAAATCAAGATACTTTAGAAATTTCCTTTGTTGCTGATATTAAAAAATCTGAAAAATTAGAAGCTTTCCGCACTGAAGTAAGAACTAAATACCCAGAATTGAATATATCTTTCTTAGATAGTAAAGCTTATTAA
- a CDS encoding VTC domain-containing protein: MALSKEYTELKTSRFERKFVIERGGVPYVEKIVKMNPGAFRPAYYERQINNVYFDTENLRNYYDNHFGKSKRVKVRIRWYGDTFTKVESPILEFKLKTGAVGRKLSFKLNSFNFHRNITKQEIQKLFSSSDIPAWVVDELLYLTPTLLNTYKRKYYKSFNKHYRFTIDHTMAFYNFSSKNRGFLEMVKQKDITVLELKYDMQYDTTVGNVTKYLPFRLGKFSKYVFGIEVFNYHLAI, translated from the coding sequence ATGGCCTTAAGTAAAGAATATACGGAGTTAAAAACCAGTCGATTCGAGCGTAAGTTCGTCATTGAGAGAGGTGGTGTGCCTTATGTAGAGAAAATTGTAAAGATGAATCCTGGCGCCTTTCGACCTGCTTATTACGAGCGTCAAATTAATAATGTCTACTTCGATACTGAAAATCTTCGTAATTATTACGATAATCATTTTGGCAAAAGTAAACGAGTGAAAGTGCGAATTAGATGGTATGGTGATACTTTTACCAAAGTAGAATCTCCTATCTTAGAATTTAAATTGAAGACTGGAGCTGTTGGCAGGAAATTGTCTTTCAAATTAAATTCATTTAATTTTCATCGAAATATAACAAAACAAGAAATTCAAAAGTTATTTAGTTCATCGGATATTCCGGCATGGGTAGTGGATGAGCTCTTGTATTTAACACCAACTCTTTTGAATACTTACAAGAGAAAGTATTATAAATCATTTAATAAACATTATAGATTTACCATTGATCATACGATGGCGTTTTATAATTTCAGTTCTAAAAACAGAGGGTTTTTGGAAATGGTTAAGCAAAAAGACATTACTGTACTGGAATTGAAATATGATATGCAGTATGATACTACAGTTGGTAATGTGACTAAATATCTGCCTTTTCGATTAGGGAAGTTTTCTAAATATGTATTTGGTATAGAGGTTTTTAATTATCATTTAGCAATATAA